The following coding sequences lie in one Drosophila sulfurigaster albostrigata strain 15112-1811.04 chromosome 2R, ASM2355843v2, whole genome shotgun sequence genomic window:
- the LOC133838042 gene encoding dnaJ homolog subfamily C member 17 yields the protein MANNTKKFSDVNLYDLLGVSIEAEQSEIRKAYRKRALDCHPDKNPDNPQAAERFHELSKALEILSDATARAAYDKVLKAKKAAELRTKQLDSKRQKLKEELEQRERAALHKLQAGQPYSTVRKSDEEVLQEQIDRLRREGSKLLEEEQLAMREQLKRSYNEQQQRQQAPAVFDSAQHRIKIKWKADKTKEDKDNGGYTEQQLMQYLKKYGDVVALVMNTKIPGRAMVELKTREACDMVLAYEKGNPANPLHFKWVTPPAEEKAKGAGTTTTSTSRDYEDLVMRKLRQAEERKRLIAQMMQDEGDE from the coding sequence ATGGCCAACAATACCAAGAAGTTTAGTGATGTGAATCTCTACGATCTTCTCGGGGTCTCCATTGAAGCTGAGCAGTCGGAAATACGCAAAGCGTATCGCAAACGTGCCCTCGACTGCCATCCGGATAAGAATCCCGATAATCCGCAGGCGGCCGAACGTTTCCATGAGCTGTCCAAGGCATTGGAAATCCTCAGCGATGCCACAGCTCGAGCCGCCTACGACAAAGTGCTAAAGGCGAAAAAAGCCGCCGAGCTGCGCACCAAACAGTTGGATAGCAAGCGTCAAAAGCTCAAGGAGGAATTGGAGCAACGTGAGCGTGCGGCGTTGCACAAACTGCAGGCAGGACAGCCGTATAGCACAGTGCGGAAGAGTGATGAGGAAGTGCTGCAGGAGCAGATCGATCGACTGCGTCGCGAGGGCTCCAAGCTGCTCGAGGAGGAGCAACTGGCGATGCGGGAGCAGCTGAAGCGCAGCTAcaacgagcaacaacagcgtcaACAAGCGCCAGCTGTATTTGATTCAGCGCAGCATCGCATTAAGATCAAGTGGAAGGCGGACAAGACAAAGGAAGACAAGGACAATGGCGGCTATACGGAACAGCAATTGATGCAATACCTCAAGAAATATGGCGATGTTGTGGCGCTGGTGATGAACACCAAAATACCTGGACGCGCCATGGTCGAGCTCAAGACACGCGAAGCCTGCGACATGGTGTTGGCCTACGAGAAGGGAAATCCCGCGAATCCGCTGCACTTCAAATGGGTCACGCCGCCGGCGGAAGAAAAGGCGAAGGGAGCGggaacaacaaccacatcaaCATCCCGGGACTATGAGGATTTGGTAATGAGGAAACTGCGTCAGGCGGAGGAACGCAAGCGTTTAATTGCTCAAATGATGCAGGACGAGGGCGATGAGTAA
- the LOC133838040 gene encoding arfaptin-2, with protein sequence MTERERSIHEMLKDTPSMNDSCGAVHTGTEGVSLGGGIGGLSGSSSSHSIGAAIPLNTSSNLPLRNHSAPTTPMTATTSQTGNGYLTSTDGSSSLIRTSASKIDSIKNWSISTYKCTRQIMLEKLGKSQRTVDSELEAQIEQLRETQRKYLSILRLTRAFSSHFQHVVVTQQSLADAFADLAQKNPELQKEFICNSETQRNLTKNGELLLNALNFFISSVNTLCNKTIDDTLLTIRQYETARIEFDAYRMDLENTKPELTQAASTLEETQRSYAHHKDLYEKLRGDVAIKMQFLDENRIKVMHKQLILLHNAIAAYFSGNAMALESTLKQFNIKLKSPNNVSGSWLEQ encoded by the exons atgaccGAACGCGAGCGCAGCATACATGAAATGCTCAAAGACACGCCATCCATGAATGACAGTTGCGGTGCCGTTCACACCGGCACCGAGGGCGTAAGCCTCGGTGGGGGCATCGGAGGGTtgagcggcagcagcagcagtcacagTATTGGCGCTGCTATTCCATTGAATACGTCCAGCAATTTGCCATTGCGAAATCATTCAG CGCCTACGACGCCCATGACAGCGACCACATCACAAACTGGCAACGGCTATCTAACATCCAcagacggcagcagcagccttaTACGGACAAGCGCTTCCAAAATCGATAGCATCAAGAACTGGAGCATATCCACGTACAAGTGTACACGGCAAATAATGCTCGAGAAATTGGGTAAATCACAGCGAACCGTCGACTCGGAGCTGGAGGCGCAAATTGAACAATTGCGAGAGACTCAACGGAAATATTTGTCCATTTTACGCTTGACACGCGCGTTTAGTTCGCATTTTCAACATGTTGTGGTCACCCAACAATCGCTAGCCGATGCCTTTGCCGATCTGGCACAAAAGAATCCAGAATTACAAAAGGAGTTCATTTGCAATTCGGAGACACAACGAAATCTGACCAAAAATGGTGAACTACTCTTGAATGCATTGAACTTTTTCATCTCGTCGGTGAATACGCTGTGCAACAAGACCATTGATGACACCCTGCTGACGATACGACAATACGAAACGGCCAG AATCGAATTCGATGCCTATCGCATGGACTTGGAGAATACGAAACCAGAGTTAACTCAAGCGGCGTCGACGCTGGAAGAAACGCAACGCAGTTATGCACATCATAAGGATCTCTACGAGAAGTTGCGAGGCGATGTtgccattaaaatgcaatttctcGACGAGAATCGC ATCAAAGTGATGCACAAGCAGCTCATCTTGTTGCACAATGCGATTGCCGCTTATTTCTCGGGCAATGCCATGGCACTGGAGAGCACTTTGAAACAGTTCAACATCAAG CTTAAATCACCGAATAACGTGAGCGGATCCTGGCTGGAACAGTAG
- the LOC133838046 gene encoding diphthamide biosynthesis protein 3 yields the protein MSIYHDEVEIEDFEYDEEEEMYYYPCPCGDRFQISKEELMEGEEVATCPSCSLIVKVIYDPDMFKAEEDESAALNEKLSDLKLEKN from the exons ATGAGCATATATCACGACGAAGTGGAGATTGAGGATTTCGAGTACGACGAAGAGGAGGAAATGTATTATTATCCCTGTCCGTGTGGCGATCGATTTCAAATATCCAAG GAGGAACTGATGGAAGGCGAGGAGGTGGCCACTTGTCCCAGCTGTTCTCTAATTGTTAAGGTCATTTATGATCCG GACATGTTTAAGGCGGAGGAGGATGAGTCAGCGGCGCTAAACGAAAAACTTAGCGATTTAAAGCTGGAGAAGAACTAA